The proteins below come from a single Rosa rugosa chromosome 2, drRosRugo1.1, whole genome shotgun sequence genomic window:
- the LOC133732859 gene encoding berberine bridge enzyme-like 22, translating to MEFLVLLLSLFLSLVSCASSDPTTETLRLCMTTQLGDYTETSQIIHTSNSSSYSSILKSSEQNPRWLNSTSKPLLILTPFNESEIQSAVLCSRKRGLQIRVRSGGHDYEGLSYLCKTPFIIIDMINFKSIDVNLVDETAWVQSGATLGELYYSIAKKSDVHGFPAGICPTVGIGGHFSGGGFGTLIRKHGLAADHVIDAILIDANGKIMNRKTMGEDLFWAIRGGGGASFGIIVSWKIKLVQVPKVVTGFTVNKLISQGGSSLVNRWQYIADKFHEDLFMRVILQNVGSGSQKQVQAAFNSLFLGGIETLMPLMKQSFPELGLAAKDCIEMSWVQSAQYFAGYKKEQPLEVLLSREALYKSNFKAKSDFVINPIPEIGLRGIWERFMLEELAFMILDPYGGKMAEISEFEIPFPHRKGNLYNIQYIVKWDVNEVSEANKHMNWMNMLYGFMKPYVSNSPRGAYINYKDLQLGTNNKGTNTSYIEASSWGRKYFKNNFKRLAQVKSKVDPHNFFRNEQSIPPLPGLFGIKEV from the coding sequence ATGGAATTCTTAGTACTATTGCTTTCTTTGTTCCTGAGTTTAGTTTCATGTGCAAGTTCTGATCCAACCACTGAAACTCTCAGGCTGTGCATGACAACTCAACTCGGTGACTACACCGAAACGTCTCAAATCATCCACACCTCAAACTCATCTTCGTATTCATCTATCTTGAAATCCTCAGAACAAAATCCTAGATGGCTAAACTCCACATCAAAGCCTCTCCTCATTCTCACACCTTTCAACGAGTCCGAAATCCAATCAGCTGTGCTTTGCAGCAGAAAACGTGGCCTACAAATCAGGGTCAGAAGTGGAGGCCATGACTATGAAGGGCTCTCATATCTCTGCAAGACGCCATTCATCATCATTGACATGATCAACTTCAAGTCAATTGATGTCAACCTTGTAGATGAAACAGCTTGGGTTCAGTCAGGAGCTACGCTAGGTGAGCTTTACTATAGCATTGCGAAGAAAAGTGACGTCCATGGATTCCCAGCTGGGATTTGTCCAACTGTTGGAATTGGTGGTCATTTTAGTGGTGGTGGATTTGGGACCTTGATTAGGAAACATGGCCTAGCAGCTGACCATGTCATAGATGCTATTTTAATTGATGCTAATGGGAAAATCATGAACAGAAAAACAATGGGGGAGGATCTGTTTTGGGCCATTAGAGGAGGTGGAGGAGCAAGTTTTGGGATCATAGTTTCATGGAAGATCAAATTGGTTCAGGTCCCAAAAGTTGTGACTGGTTTTACAGTTAACAAGTTAATATCACAAGGTGGAAGTAGCCTTGTGAATAGGTGGCAGTACATTGCAGACAAGTTCCATGAGGATCTTTTCATGAGAGTCATCCTTCAGAATGTTGGGAGTGGGAGTCAGAAACAAGTCCAAGCCGCTTTCAATTCTTTGTTTCTAGGAGGGATTGAGACACTAATGCCATTGATGAAACAGAGCTTTCCAGAGTTGGGTTTGGCGGCAAAAGACTGCATTGAAATGAGTTGGGTCCAATCTGCTCAGTACTTTGCTGGGTACAAAAAAGAGCAGCCTTTGGAGGTCTTGTTGTCTAGGGAGGCACTCTATAAGAGCAATTTCAAGGCCAAATCCGACTTTGTAATAAACCCTATTCCAGAAATCGGGCTACGAGGGATTTGGGAAAGGTTCATGCTAGAAGAACTAGCTTTTATGATACTGGATCCCTATGGTGGAAAGATGGCTGAGATTTCGGAATTCGAAATTCCATTTCCTCATAGGAAGGGGAATCTGTACAACATACAGTACATTGTGAAGTGGGATGTGAATGAGGTCAGTGAAGCCAACAAGCATATGAATTGGATGAATATGCTTTATGGGTTTATGAAGCCCTATGTTTCAAATTCTCCAAGGGGTGCCTACATCAATTACAAGGATCTTCAGTTGGGGACCAACAACAAAGGCACTAACACAAGCTACATAGAAGCGAGTAGTTGGGGGAGAAAGTACTTCAAAAACAATTTCAAGAGGCTTGCACAAGTGAAGAGCAAGGTTGATCCACATAACTTCTTCAGAAATGAGCAGAGTATTCCTCCTCTTCCTGGTTTGTTTGGCATTAAAGAAGTTTAA
- the LOC133731223 gene encoding probable protein phosphatase 2C 28: protein MKRSKQSLKVDDSRKLKITRLSKALLLNNMMHKAGHGFSREDEDDDKKLSSRKVSHGSHLVSGQMDHGMEDYLAAETRKVNGHQLGLYAIFDGHSGQQVAEYLQAHLFDKILSQPDFWADPKEATKRAYKATDDEILEKVAGSRGGSTAVTAILINGEMLIVANVGDSRAVLCRDGVANQLTVDHDPQKEKDLVESRGGCVVKLPGNVPRVDAQLAMSRAFGDGDLKEHITSEPDISIEKIDTEVDFIILASDGLWKVMSNQGAFDCIRGIDDAQEAAEKLTQKALSRKSYDDISCIVLVFD, encoded by the exons ATGAAG AGAAGTAAGCAAAGCTTGAAAGTTGATGACTCTCGTAAATTGAAG ATCACAAGACTTTCAAAAGCTTTATTACTAAACAACATGATG CACAAAGCAGGACATGGATTTTCTagggaagatgaagatgatgataagAAGCTCAGTAGTCGTAAAGTCAGCCATGGATCCCATTTGGTGAGTGGACAAATGGACCATGGAATGGAAGATTATCTTGCGGCAGAAACTAGAAAAGTAAACGGCCATCAGTTGGGTTTATATGCAATCTTTGATGGCCATTCAGGTCAACAAGTTGCAGAATACTTGCAAGCTCATCTATTTGATAAAATACTAAGTCAG CCTGATTTCTGGGCCGACCCAAAAGAAGCAACTAAGAGAGCTTATAAAGCTACAGATGATGAGATTTTGGAAAAGGTGGCTGGTTCAAGAGGCGGATCTACAGCTGTTACAGCAATACTTATCAATGGAGAGATGCTAATTGTAGCCAATGTCGGCGACTCCCGGGCAGTTTTATGCAGAGATGGTGTGGCGAATCAGTTAACTGTAGATCACGACCCGCAGAAGGAGAAGGATCTTGTTGAAAGCAGAGGTGGTTGTGTTGTTAAGCTGCCAG GAAATGTTCCACGTGTGGATGCACAACTCGCAATGTCGCGGGCATTTGGCGATGGTGACCTAAAGGAGCACATAACTTCAGAACCAGATATCAGCATCGAGAAAATCGACACTGAAGTAGACTTCATTATATTGGCAAGTGATGGTTTGTGGAAA GTGATGTCGAACCAAGGTGCTTTTGATTGCATCAGAGGTATAGATGATGCTCAAGAAGCAGCAGAGAAGTTGACTCAAAAAGCATTATCCAGGAAAAGCTACGACGATATCTCTTGCATAGTTCTGGTCTTTGACTAG
- the LOC133729095 gene encoding nucleoporin nup211 isoform X1, with protein MVASIASSNSNKPTMAAKVPVEPEKANPCCAAWQKKYLKSEKLRNHLREAVNILQQGTEEVQAQNSNLKKEYEELRVLADIEKEEKVKESAARVSLENEVSELKSEILSLKQREGEDSQDKNEVKLLKGQVSDREKEISCLKELIEREKKRAESESKKAEAEKKKAAEALKNMKIEKSKADEERKRANIEGEKAENYRLRLEVLEKDSAKAKSHSEGEKEISCLKELIEREKKRAESESKKAEAEKKKAAEALKNMKIEKSKADEERKRANIEGEKAENYRLRLEVLQIEADKAKSNLASETLKLEVASKKLEAEKLKVVKERECANSEMAKAEEQRKLAEANRKKTIEEKSRAESLSLQLVESRKRVDELQKELNELRCSKELHADPGGQPDSNRIAVASKEISNFDEANKRYEVEKQKAVKEKKRPDSEMVRTQKQKQLAEVNWKRAMEEKSRADHLSRQLEEAKKKIEELSTRNLIEASAVRQLAKGMSDESAKVKLLKKQLKFEKMQRKHAKEVVKVKLERNRNSILQQELGRLKLDFDQISQRMDMLNNSFSYNAEGIDDHEKTWNIMKKQRLSNKNHQGLESLQMNLQSGTDFLKSGFPVLDGSDPFREAMQHTGPYPPLSGGNCTGSISGIDSKLESPRGSKRNMLQSSAINSSTASFSDGQLVGSQDKGAFSVTVPTKLVEENVQPTMSNLSTEVIKRKCNETIAVVAENTVKSPVRTDGIGQVNEHSRKRKRIIDAVESIENLYCEGKKFHQQVDEKLSDLHCLLSKKIKKPVEERLLEKRKAACEGKLVLASCVVRNEQKKADRFKNECANVCRQVPKIVGELIGTAQASREGISDLDTSDIGSFDEVADGNYLKLLELDNAADEECYRMAMEMPLSPTLPEIEVLDVETSIANKINPLIKEIICDRFSNKNGGHGDCCDTQDLNGNGSGNSVAGAEVVSNAPTLKSKAMFPFGSDGAADDNILKYHVVFSNTEDSSSISRICNASRTCIAQCSLAIHTEWMVRDILFAVKSEEKLLPKEKVCVFVSLLLLNFSVASSSKFGSMYWESNPCLDSFARHMCSVMSDGDGRRIFSEFGCLDESLGLIEDFIIHGRVFDCKDAPSKTMVGCHSSSFLLEDISPRPSSADELVAGSIVLASLCAAFDHIGFICETSYTILQIRRLDRSLVLKVLHVFAYLGGEKFFNFSNYNLVTVMKSIVTFLEGIRSSNSAGSCITSVSNSGTEFCPCVKCPFSEDAVSVDTAISLLLEKLQSDAFLGPMSQDVVQSVNSNTNITLCDLCDLLSLVELVASNMSWTWTSVEVVPQLMKILESCNAENVIAGIVVLLGQLGRLGVDSVGYEDKGVEFLRHELSAFLCRDIGTSAGLPTQIATVTSMLGLMSFDFKTIIQSNVNLSIISSQSDAAQVIRKWFSLLPKKQQEPSFSLLQAASVDKN; from the exons ATGGTCGCTTCAATAGCTTCGTCCAACTCCAATAAACCCA CAATGGCGGCGAAAGTGCCGGTGGAGCCTGAGAAGGCCAATCCCTGCTGCGCTGCG TGGCAAAAGAAGTATTTGAAGAGTGAGAAGCTACGGAATCATCTGCGGGAAGCTGTGAATATCCTTCAACAGGGGACGGAAGAAGTTCAAGCACAGAATTCCAATCTCAAGAAAG AATATGAGGAGTTGCGAGTGCTGGCAGATATTGAGAAAGAGGAGAAAGTGAAAGAATCTGCTGCAAGGGTCTCCCTGGAGAACGAGGTTTCTGAGTTGAAATCTGAGATACTTTCTCTCAAGCAGCGAGAAGGTGAAGATTCTCAGGATAAGAATGAAGTAAAGCTTCTTAAAGGTCAGGTTTCTGATCGGGAAAAAGAGATTAGTTGTCTCAAGGAGCtgattgagagagagaagaaaagagcaGAATCAGAAAGTAAGAAAGCAGAAGCGGAGAAGAAAAAGGCTGCTGAAGCactgaaaaatatgaaaattgaaaaaagtaaGGCTGACGAAGAAAGGAAGCGTGCCAATATTGAAGGAGAGAAGGCTGAGAATTATAGGCTTCGGTTGGAGGTATTGGAGAAAGACTCTGCTAAAGCAAAATCTCATTctgaaggggaaaaagagatTAGTTGTCTCAAGGAgcttatagagagagagaagaaaagagcaGAATCAGAAAGTAAGAAAGCAGAAGCGGAGAAGAAAAAGGCTGCTGAAGCactgaaaaatatgaaaattgaaaaaagtaaGGCTGACGAAGAAAGGAAGCGTGCCAATATTGAAGGAGAGAAGGCTGAGAATTATAGGCTTCGGTTGGAGGTATTGCAAATAGAAGCTGATAAAGCGAAATCTAATTTGGCTTCAGAAACATTGAAACTCGAAGTAGCAAGCAAAAAGCTTGAAGCAGAAAAACTGAAGGTCGTCAAAGAGAGAGAATGTGCAAATTCAGAGATGGCGAAAGCTGAGGAACAGAGGAAGCTTGCAGAAGCCAACAGGAAAAAAACCATTGAAGAAAAATCTCGTGCTGAAAGTTTGTCTCTGCAATTGGTAGAGAGCAGAAAGAGGGTTGATGAATTACAAAAAGAGCTAAATGAACTTAGGTGTTCAAAAGAATTGCATGCGGATCCTGGTGGCCAACCTGATAGTAATAGAATTGCTGTCGCTTCCAAAGAGATTTCAAATTTTGATGAAGCAAACAAAAGATACGAAGTTGAAAAGCAGAAGGCAGTGAAGGAGAAAAAGCGACCAGACTCAGAGATGGTGAGAACTCAAAAGCAGAAACAGCTTGCTGAAGTAAATTGGAAGAGGGCCATGGAAGAAAAATCTCGTGCTGATCATCTCTCTCGGCAGTTAGAGGAAGCTAAAAAAAAGATTGAGGAATTATCTACTAGAAATTTAATCGAGGCATCTGCTGTTCGACAACTTGCCAAAGGTATGAGTGATGAAAGTGCAAAGGTGAAACTTTTAAAGAAGCAGCTGAAGTTTGAGAAAATGCAAAGAAAGCATGCTAAGGAAGTGGTCAAGGTCAAGCTGGAAAGAAATCGCAACAGTATCCTACAACAAGAACTTGGTCGCTTGAAGTTGGACTTTGATCAAATTTCACAGCGCATGGATATGCTTAATAACTCTTTCTCCTATAATGCCGAAGGTATAGATGACCATGAAAAG ACCTGGAACATCATGAAAAAGCAACGGTTAAGCAACAAGAATCACCAAGGGTTAGAATCTTTGCAGATGAATCTTCAAAGTGGAACTGACTTTCTGAAATCTGGCTTCCCAGTTTTGGATGGATCAGATCCTTTCAGGGAAGCCATGCAACATACTGGACCTTATCCTCCTTTATCTGGAGGAAACTGCACTGGATCTATTTCAGGTATTGATTCTAAATTAGAGTCTCCTAGAGGCTCTAAGAGAAACATGTTACAGAGTTCTGCAATAAATTCAAGTACAGCATCTTTTTCTGATGGACAGTTGGTGGGCTCACAGGACAAAGGTGCCTTTTCTGTTACCGTGCCAACAAAATTGGTTGAGGAAAATGTGCAACCAACAATGTCCAACTTGTCTACTGAGGTTATTAAAAGAAAGTGCAACGAAACTATTGCTGTGGTGGCTGAAAACACTGTCAAAAGTCCTGTACGAACTGATGGTATTGGACAGGTCAATGAGCATAGCAGGAAGCGAAAGAGGATAATAGATGCAGTTGAGTCAATTGAAAATCTTTACTGTGAGGGTAAGAAGTTCCACCAGCAGGTAGATGAAAAGCTATCTGATTTGCATTGTTTGTTAagcaagaaaataaagaaaccaGTTGAAGAAAGACTgcttgagaagagaaaggcagCTTGTGAAGGGAAATTGGTATTGGCAAGTTGTGTAGTCAGGAATGAGCAAAAGAAGGCAGATAGATTCAAAAATGAATGTGCGAATGTGTGCAGACAAGTTCCGAAAATTGTGGGTGAGCTGATAGGGACTGCCCAAGCGAGCAGAGAAGGCATAAGTGATCTCGATACTAGTGATATAGGAAGTTTTGATGAAGTAGCCGATGGGAACTACCTTAAACTGTTAGAATTGGACAATGCTGCTGATGAAGAGTGCTACAGGATGGCAATGGAAATGCCATTGTCTCCTACACTTCCCGAGATTGAGGTCCTAGATGTTGAAACTTCTATTGCCAATAAGATCAATCCTTTAATAAAGGAAATTATCTGTGACAGATTTTCAAATAAGAATGGAGgtcatggtgattgttgtgACACACAAGACCTGAATGGGAATGGTTCTGGTAATTCTGTTGCTGGGGCTGAAGTGGTGTCTAATGCACCTACTTTAAAAAGTAAGGCTATGTTCCCATTTGGAAGTGATGGTGCTGCGGATGACAATATTCTCAAGTATCATGTTGTGTTTTCAAACACTGAAGACAGCAGTAGCATTTCTAGGATATGCAACGCATCCAGAACTTGTATTGCACAGTGCTCTTTGGCTATTCATACAGAGTGGATGGTGCGAGATATTCTGTTTGCTGTTAAGAGTGAAGAAAAACTTCTGCCCAA AGAGAAGGTTTGTGTATTCGTTTCCTTGTTGCTGCTTAACTTCTCCGTTGCTTCTTCAAGTAAATTTGGGAGCATGTATTGGGAGTCCAACCCCTGCTTGGATTCTTTTGCTCGACACATGTGCTCAG TGATGTCTGATGGTGATGGCAGAAGGATATTTTCAGAATTTGGTTGTTTGGATGAATCCCTTGGTCTCATAGAGGATTTCATAATACATGGAAGAGTTTTCGATTGTAAGGATGCACCTTCCAAGACGATGGTTGGGTGTCACTCTAGCAGCTTCCTACTTGAAGATATATCCCCTCGTCCATCATCAGCGGATGAGTTGGTGGCAGGGAGCATTGTTTTGGCATCACTATGTGCAGCATTTGATCACATTGGTTTTATTTGTGAAACATCCTACACCATTTTGCAGATTAGGAGATTAGATCGTTCCTTGGTTCTGAAGGTGCTGCATGTTTTTGCTTACTTGGGTGGGGAGAAGTTTTTCAACTTTAGCAACTATAATTTAGTGACTGTCATGAAATCTATTGTTACATTTCTCGAGGGAATAAGATCATCAAATTCTGCTGGTTCTTGTATTACATCAGTAAGCAATTCAGGAACTGAATTCTGTCCGTGTGTCAAATGCCCATTTTCTGAGGATGCTGTTTCTGTAGATACTGCTATATCATTGCTTTTAGAAAAGCTCCAAAGTGATGCTTTCTTGGGACCTATGAGTCAGGATGTGGTGCAATCAGTCAATTCAAATACAAATATCACACTGTGCGACCTCTGTGATCTCCTATCGTTGGTGGAGCTGGTTGCGTCCAACATG AGCTGGACATGGACCAGTGTCGAAGTTGTTCCTCAGCTGATGAAAATTTTGGAATCATGCAATGCTGAGAATGTTATTGCTGGAATTGTTGTCCTCCTTGGTCAACTTGGGAG GCTTGGAGTTGATTCTGTTGGCTATGAAGATAAAGGAGTGGAATTCTTGAGGCATGAGTTGTCTGCTTTTTTATGTCGTGACATTGGGACCAGTGCAGGTCTTCCTACTCAAATTGCCACCGTCACATCTATGCTGGGTCTGATGTCTTTTGATTTCAAAACAATTATCCAGAGTAACGTGAATCTTTCCATCATTTCAAGTCAATCTGATGCGGCCCAGGTGATAAGAAAGTGGTTTTCCTTGCTGCCAAAAAAACAACAGGAACCGTCATTCAGCCTTTTACAAGCTGCTAGTGTAGATAAGAACTGA
- the LOC133729095 gene encoding uncharacterized protein LOC133729095 isoform X2, whose translation MVASIASSNSNKPTMAAKVPVEPEKANPCCAAWQKKYLKSEKLRNHLREAVNILQQGTEEVQAQNSNLKKEYEELRVLADIEKEEKVKESAARVSLENEVSELKSEILSLKQREGEDSQDKNEVKLLKGQVSDREKEISCLKELIEREKKRAESESKKAEAEKKKAAEALKNMKIEKSKADEERKRANIEGEKAENYRLRLEVLEKDSAKAKSHSEGEKEISCLKELIEREKKRAESESKKAEAEKKKAAEALKNMKIEKSKADEERKRANIEGEKAENYRLRLEVLQIEADKAKSNLASETLKLEVASKKLEAEKLKVVKERECANSEMAKAEEQRKLAEANRKKTIEEKSRAESLSLQLVESRKRVDELQKELNELRCSKELHADPGGQPDSNRIAVASKEISNFDEANKRYEVEKQKAVKEKKRPDSEMVRTQKQKQLAEVNWKRAMEEKSRADHLSRQLEEAKKKIEELSTRNLIEASAVRQLAKGMSDESAKVKLLKKQLKFEKMQRKHAKEVVKVKLERNRNSILQQELGRLKLDFDQISQRMDMLNNSFSYNAEGIDDHEKTWNIMKKQRLSNKNHQGLESLQMNLQSGTDFLKSGFPVLDGSDPFREAMQHTGPYPPLSGGNCTGSISASFSDGQLVGSQDKGAFSVTVPTKLVEENVQPTMSNLSTEVIKRKCNETIAVVAENTVKSPVRTDGIGQVNEHSRKRKRIIDAVESIENLYCEGKKFHQQVDEKLSDLHCLLSKKIKKPVEERLLEKRKAACEGKLVLASCVVRNEQKKADRFKNECANVCRQVPKIVGELIGTAQASREGISDLDTSDIGSFDEVADGNYLKLLELDNAADEECYRMAMEMPLSPTLPEIEVLDVETSIANKINPLIKEIICDRFSNKNGGHGDCCDTQDLNGNGSGNSVAGAEVVSNAPTLKSKAMFPFGSDGAADDNILKYHVVFSNTEDSSSISRICNASRTCIAQCSLAIHTEWMVRDILFAVKSEEKLLPKEKVCVFVSLLLLNFSVASSSKFGSMYWESNPCLDSFARHMCSVMSDGDGRRIFSEFGCLDESLGLIEDFIIHGRVFDCKDAPSKTMVGCHSSSFLLEDISPRPSSADELVAGSIVLASLCAAFDHIGFICETSYTILQIRRLDRSLVLKVLHVFAYLGGEKFFNFSNYNLVTVMKSIVTFLEGIRSSNSAGSCITSVSNSGTEFCPCVKCPFSEDAVSVDTAISLLLEKLQSDAFLGPMSQDVVQSVNSNTNITLCDLCDLLSLVELVASNMSWTWTSVEVVPQLMKILESCNAENVIAGIVVLLGQLGRLGVDSVGYEDKGVEFLRHELSAFLCRDIGTSAGLPTQIATVTSMLGLMSFDFKTIIQSNVNLSIISSQSDAAQVIRKWFSLLPKKQQEPSFSLLQAASVDKN comes from the exons ATGGTCGCTTCAATAGCTTCGTCCAACTCCAATAAACCCA CAATGGCGGCGAAAGTGCCGGTGGAGCCTGAGAAGGCCAATCCCTGCTGCGCTGCG TGGCAAAAGAAGTATTTGAAGAGTGAGAAGCTACGGAATCATCTGCGGGAAGCTGTGAATATCCTTCAACAGGGGACGGAAGAAGTTCAAGCACAGAATTCCAATCTCAAGAAAG AATATGAGGAGTTGCGAGTGCTGGCAGATATTGAGAAAGAGGAGAAAGTGAAAGAATCTGCTGCAAGGGTCTCCCTGGAGAACGAGGTTTCTGAGTTGAAATCTGAGATACTTTCTCTCAAGCAGCGAGAAGGTGAAGATTCTCAGGATAAGAATGAAGTAAAGCTTCTTAAAGGTCAGGTTTCTGATCGGGAAAAAGAGATTAGTTGTCTCAAGGAGCtgattgagagagagaagaaaagagcaGAATCAGAAAGTAAGAAAGCAGAAGCGGAGAAGAAAAAGGCTGCTGAAGCactgaaaaatatgaaaattgaaaaaagtaaGGCTGACGAAGAAAGGAAGCGTGCCAATATTGAAGGAGAGAAGGCTGAGAATTATAGGCTTCGGTTGGAGGTATTGGAGAAAGACTCTGCTAAAGCAAAATCTCATTctgaaggggaaaaagagatTAGTTGTCTCAAGGAgcttatagagagagagaagaaaagagcaGAATCAGAAAGTAAGAAAGCAGAAGCGGAGAAGAAAAAGGCTGCTGAAGCactgaaaaatatgaaaattgaaaaaagtaaGGCTGACGAAGAAAGGAAGCGTGCCAATATTGAAGGAGAGAAGGCTGAGAATTATAGGCTTCGGTTGGAGGTATTGCAAATAGAAGCTGATAAAGCGAAATCTAATTTGGCTTCAGAAACATTGAAACTCGAAGTAGCAAGCAAAAAGCTTGAAGCAGAAAAACTGAAGGTCGTCAAAGAGAGAGAATGTGCAAATTCAGAGATGGCGAAAGCTGAGGAACAGAGGAAGCTTGCAGAAGCCAACAGGAAAAAAACCATTGAAGAAAAATCTCGTGCTGAAAGTTTGTCTCTGCAATTGGTAGAGAGCAGAAAGAGGGTTGATGAATTACAAAAAGAGCTAAATGAACTTAGGTGTTCAAAAGAATTGCATGCGGATCCTGGTGGCCAACCTGATAGTAATAGAATTGCTGTCGCTTCCAAAGAGATTTCAAATTTTGATGAAGCAAACAAAAGATACGAAGTTGAAAAGCAGAAGGCAGTGAAGGAGAAAAAGCGACCAGACTCAGAGATGGTGAGAACTCAAAAGCAGAAACAGCTTGCTGAAGTAAATTGGAAGAGGGCCATGGAAGAAAAATCTCGTGCTGATCATCTCTCTCGGCAGTTAGAGGAAGCTAAAAAAAAGATTGAGGAATTATCTACTAGAAATTTAATCGAGGCATCTGCTGTTCGACAACTTGCCAAAGGTATGAGTGATGAAAGTGCAAAGGTGAAACTTTTAAAGAAGCAGCTGAAGTTTGAGAAAATGCAAAGAAAGCATGCTAAGGAAGTGGTCAAGGTCAAGCTGGAAAGAAATCGCAACAGTATCCTACAACAAGAACTTGGTCGCTTGAAGTTGGACTTTGATCAAATTTCACAGCGCATGGATATGCTTAATAACTCTTTCTCCTATAATGCCGAAGGTATAGATGACCATGAAAAG ACCTGGAACATCATGAAAAAGCAACGGTTAAGCAACAAGAATCACCAAGGGTTAGAATCTTTGCAGATGAATCTTCAAAGTGGAACTGACTTTCTGAAATCTGGCTTCCCAGTTTTGGATGGATCAGATCCTTTCAGGGAAGCCATGCAACATACTGGACCTTATCCTCCTTTATCTGGAGGAAACTGCACTGGATCTATTTCAG CATCTTTTTCTGATGGACAGTTGGTGGGCTCACAGGACAAAGGTGCCTTTTCTGTTACCGTGCCAACAAAATTGGTTGAGGAAAATGTGCAACCAACAATGTCCAACTTGTCTACTGAGGTTATTAAAAGAAAGTGCAACGAAACTATTGCTGTGGTGGCTGAAAACACTGTCAAAAGTCCTGTACGAACTGATGGTATTGGACAGGTCAATGAGCATAGCAGGAAGCGAAAGAGGATAATAGATGCAGTTGAGTCAATTGAAAATCTTTACTGTGAGGGTAAGAAGTTCCACCAGCAGGTAGATGAAAAGCTATCTGATTTGCATTGTTTGTTAagcaagaaaataaagaaaccaGTTGAAGAAAGACTgcttgagaagagaaaggcagCTTGTGAAGGGAAATTGGTATTGGCAAGTTGTGTAGTCAGGAATGAGCAAAAGAAGGCAGATAGATTCAAAAATGAATGTGCGAATGTGTGCAGACAAGTTCCGAAAATTGTGGGTGAGCTGATAGGGACTGCCCAAGCGAGCAGAGAAGGCATAAGTGATCTCGATACTAGTGATATAGGAAGTTTTGATGAAGTAGCCGATGGGAACTACCTTAAACTGTTAGAATTGGACAATGCTGCTGATGAAGAGTGCTACAGGATGGCAATGGAAATGCCATTGTCTCCTACACTTCCCGAGATTGAGGTCCTAGATGTTGAAACTTCTATTGCCAATAAGATCAATCCTTTAATAAAGGAAATTATCTGTGACAGATTTTCAAATAAGAATGGAGgtcatggtgattgttgtgACACACAAGACCTGAATGGGAATGGTTCTGGTAATTCTGTTGCTGGGGCTGAAGTGGTGTCTAATGCACCTACTTTAAAAAGTAAGGCTATGTTCCCATTTGGAAGTGATGGTGCTGCGGATGACAATATTCTCAAGTATCATGTTGTGTTTTCAAACACTGAAGACAGCAGTAGCATTTCTAGGATATGCAACGCATCCAGAACTTGTATTGCACAGTGCTCTTTGGCTATTCATACAGAGTGGATGGTGCGAGATATTCTGTTTGCTGTTAAGAGTGAAGAAAAACTTCTGCCCAA AGAGAAGGTTTGTGTATTCGTTTCCTTGTTGCTGCTTAACTTCTCCGTTGCTTCTTCAAGTAAATTTGGGAGCATGTATTGGGAGTCCAACCCCTGCTTGGATTCTTTTGCTCGACACATGTGCTCAG TGATGTCTGATGGTGATGGCAGAAGGATATTTTCAGAATTTGGTTGTTTGGATGAATCCCTTGGTCTCATAGAGGATTTCATAATACATGGAAGAGTTTTCGATTGTAAGGATGCACCTTCCAAGACGATGGTTGGGTGTCACTCTAGCAGCTTCCTACTTGAAGATATATCCCCTCGTCCATCATCAGCGGATGAGTTGGTGGCAGGGAGCATTGTTTTGGCATCACTATGTGCAGCATTTGATCACATTGGTTTTATTTGTGAAACATCCTACACCATTTTGCAGATTAGGAGATTAGATCGTTCCTTGGTTCTGAAGGTGCTGCATGTTTTTGCTTACTTGGGTGGGGAGAAGTTTTTCAACTTTAGCAACTATAATTTAGTGACTGTCATGAAATCTATTGTTACATTTCTCGAGGGAATAAGATCATCAAATTCTGCTGGTTCTTGTATTACATCAGTAAGCAATTCAGGAACTGAATTCTGTCCGTGTGTCAAATGCCCATTTTCTGAGGATGCTGTTTCTGTAGATACTGCTATATCATTGCTTTTAGAAAAGCTCCAAAGTGATGCTTTCTTGGGACCTATGAGTCAGGATGTGGTGCAATCAGTCAATTCAAATACAAATATCACACTGTGCGACCTCTGTGATCTCCTATCGTTGGTGGAGCTGGTTGCGTCCAACATG AGCTGGACATGGACCAGTGTCGAAGTTGTTCCTCAGCTGATGAAAATTTTGGAATCATGCAATGCTGAGAATGTTATTGCTGGAATTGTTGTCCTCCTTGGTCAACTTGGGAG GCTTGGAGTTGATTCTGTTGGCTATGAAGATAAAGGAGTGGAATTCTTGAGGCATGAGTTGTCTGCTTTTTTATGTCGTGACATTGGGACCAGTGCAGGTCTTCCTACTCAAATTGCCACCGTCACATCTATGCTGGGTCTGATGTCTTTTGATTTCAAAACAATTATCCAGAGTAACGTGAATCTTTCCATCATTTCAAGTCAATCTGATGCGGCCCAGGTGATAAGAAAGTGGTTTTCCTTGCTGCCAAAAAAACAACAGGAACCGTCATTCAGCCTTTTACAAGCTGCTAGTGTAGATAAGAACTGA